The Cellulomonas flavigena DSM 20109 DNA segment TCGCGGGCATCATCGTCGCGATCGGCATCACCGCCGACTCGTTCATCGTGTACTTCGAACGCATCCGCGACGAGCTGCGCGACGGCAGGACGCTGGGGGCTGCGATCGAGAAGGGCTGGGAGCGCGCCCGGCGCACGATCCTGGCGTCCGACGCGGTCAACTTCACCGCCGCCATCGTGCTGTACCTGCTGGCGGTCGGCGGCGTGCGCGGCTTCGCGTTCACGCTGGGTCTGACGACGCTCGTCGACCTGCTCGTGGTGTTCATGTTCACGCACCCGCTGATGGTCCTGCTCGGCCGGACGCGGTTCTTCGCGAACGGCCACCCCGCCTCGGGCCTCGACCCGCGCCGTCTCGGTGTCGACGTGCCCCACTACGCAGGCCGCGGGCGCGTGCGCCAGCCCGAGACCCAGGGCGGCTCGAGCACGACGCGCCAGCCCGTCACCGTCGGCGCGCCCGGTGCCTCCGGGCAGACGATCGCCGAGCGCCGTGCCGCCGCACGGGCGGCCCAGGCCGCCGCCGCACCGCCGCACGACCCACCCACGACTGTCGACGACGCGCCCACCGACGGCCGTCCCGAGGGGAGCGACCGCTGATGGCCACCGGATTCGCCCAGTGGGGCAACGACCTCTACTCCGGTCGTCGCTCGTACGACATCGTCGGACGCCGACGCACCTGGTACGTCATCACGGCCGCGCTCGTGGCGATCTCGGGCGTGCTGCTCATCACGCCCGGGCTGAACCCCGGCATCGAGTTCCGCGGCGGCTCGGAGTTCGTCGTCTCGGGCGTCGAGACGAGCGACCAGCAGCTCGCTACCGACACGGTCCTGGCGGTCGCGCCGCAGGAGGTGCCGCGCGTCACCACCGTCGGCGGCTCGTCGCTGCGGATCCAGACCGCCGAGCTCACCAGCGACGAGGTCACGGAGGTCACGAACGGCCTCATCGCCGCCTTCGACGTCAGCGAGGACCAGGTCACGAGCACGTTCATCGGCCCGACCTGGGGCCGGGACGTCTCGCAGAAGGCCGTGACCGGCCTCGTCGTCTTCCTGCTGTTCGTCTCGCTCGTCATGACGGTCTACTTCCGCAACTGGCGGATGGCGGCCGCCGCGATGCTCGCGCTGTTCCACGACCTGATCCTCACGGTCGGCATCTACGCCGCGGTCGGGTGGGAGGTCACGCCCGCGACGGTCATCGGGTTCCTCACGATCCTGGGGTACTCGATCTACGACACCGTCGTCGTCTTCGACAAGGTGCGCGAGAACACCGTGGACACCCTGGACCAGACGCGCTTCACGTACGCGGAGAAGGCGAACCTCGCGGTCAACCAGACGCTCGTGCGGTCGATCAACACGTCGGTCGTGGCGTTGCTGCCCGTGGCCTCGATCCTCGTGATCGGTGCGTTCATCCTCGGTGCCGGGACGCTGCGCGACATCGCGCTCGCGCTCTTCGTCGGCATGTTCGTCGGCACGTTCTCCTCGATCTTCCTCGCGACGCCGCTCGAGGTGACGCTCCGGGAGCGCGAGGCGCGCGTGAAGGCGCACACCACCAAGGTGCTCGCTGCTCGCACGGGGACGGTCGTCGACGGCGAGCCGGTCGCGGCCGCGCCGCGCGCGGTCGCCGCGCTGCGCCCCGGTAGCCACCAGGGCACGGCCGCCCAGCCCAAGCGCAAGGGCCGGTGAACGGGCTCGTGGACGGGCCGGGCGTCACGCCCGGCCCGTCGTCCGACCGCGACGAGCTCGCCGCCCTGGTCGACGGCCTGCTGCGCACGGTGCCGGACTTCCCCGAGCCGGGTGTCCAGTTCCGCGACATCATGCCGCTGCTCGCCGACGCCGACGCGTTCGCGCGCGTCGTGGCGGCGTTCGCGGACCACGCCCACGGACCGGTCGACCTCGTGGCGGGCATGGAGGCGCGTGGCTTCCTGCTGGCGAGCCCGGTGGCCACGGCCCTCGGCGCCGGCGTGGTGCCGGTGCGCAAGGCCGGCAAGCTTCCCGGCCCGGTGGTGTCCCAGTCGTATGCGCTCGAGTACGGCTCGGCCGCCGTCGAGGTGCAGCCGTTCACGATCCCCGACGGTGCCCGCGTGCTCGTCATCGACGACGTGCTGGCGACCGGGGGGACGGCGGCGGCGACCGTGGAGCTCCTGGAGTCGTGCGGCGCCACGGTCGTCGGACTGAGCTTCCTCGTGGAGCTCCAGGCGCTCGGGGGGCGGGCGCTGCTGCCTGGCCGGCACGTCGACACGCTGCTCACGCTGCCCTGACCAGCGGACGTCCTGGGCGTGCGCGCCTCGCCGGAGGCCACCGCGATGTCGGTCGCGCCGTGGTGCGGACGTAGACTCGTCCGTACCACGGGAGGGGGTGCGGGACGATGACCGAGAAGCTCGAGTCCGGAACGGACACGTCGGCGACCGTCGTGCCCGTACCTGCGGCCGCCGAGGTCGCGACGCCCGGCACGGGTGTCGCCGCCTCGTCCGAGCCCGAGGCGTCCACCGCGGCGACGAGCCGCGTGCGTGCCCGCCTCGCACGGCTGTCGGGACGCTCGGCGCCCGCGTACCCGGCCCTCGAGCCGGTGCTGCAGGCTGTGCGGACCAACCACCCCAAGGCCGACCTGTCGGTGATCGAGCAGGCCTACGTCGTCGCGGAGAAGGCGCACCGCGGCCAGCTCCGCAAGAGCGGCGACCCGTACATCACGCACCCCGTGGCCGTCGCCACGATCCTCGCCGAGCTCGGCATGACGCCCTCCACGCTCGTCGCGGCCCTCCTGCACGACACGGTCGAGGACACCGACTACTCGCTCGATCAGCTCCGTCGCGACTTCGGGCCCGAGGTCGCCATGCTCGTCGACGGCGTGACCAAGCTCGACAAGGTCGCCTACGGCGACGCCGCCCAGTCCGAGACCGTCCGCAAGATGGTCGTCGCGATGTCCCGCGACATCCGGGTGCTCGTCATCAAGCTGACCGACCGGTTGCACAACGCCCGGACCTGGAAGTTCGTCTCGCAGGCGTCGGCCGAGCGCAAGGCGCGCGAGACCCTCGAGATCTACGCCCCGCTCGCGCACCGCCTCGGCATGAACACGATCAAGTGGGAGCTCGAGGACCTCTCGTTCGCGACGCTCTACCCGAAGGTCTACGACGAGATCGTGCACCTCGTCGCCGAGCGGGCGC contains these protein-coding regions:
- the secF gene encoding protein translocase subunit SecF, which produces MATGFAQWGNDLYSGRRSYDIVGRRRTWYVITAALVAISGVLLITPGLNPGIEFRGGSEFVVSGVETSDQQLATDTVLAVAPQEVPRVTTVGGSSLRIQTAELTSDEVTEVTNGLIAAFDVSEDQVTSTFIGPTWGRDVSQKAVTGLVVFLLFVSLVMTVYFRNWRMAAAAMLALFHDLILTVGIYAAVGWEVTPATVIGFLTILGYSIYDTVVVFDKVRENTVDTLDQTRFTYAEKANLAVNQTLVRSINTSVVALLPVASILVIGAFILGAGTLRDIALALFVGMFVGTFSSIFLATPLEVTLREREARVKAHTTKVLAARTGTVVDGEPVAAAPRAVAALRPGSHQGTAAQPKRKGR
- a CDS encoding adenine phosphoribosyltransferase → MNGLVDGPGVTPGPSSDRDELAALVDGLLRTVPDFPEPGVQFRDIMPLLADADAFARVVAAFADHAHGPVDLVAGMEARGFLLASPVATALGAGVVPVRKAGKLPGPVVSQSYALEYGSAAVEVQPFTIPDGARVLVIDDVLATGGTAAATVELLESCGATVVGLSFLVELQALGGRALLPGRHVDTLLTLP